The segment CAGGCAGTGTTCCACCACTGCTGCCCGCACGTCTCACTTACCCAATCCCATGAGCTGGTTCCAACTTGATCCCCAAAGCATCGCCGACCGCGCTCGCTCAGCCGGTGTCTAGGCACCGTCTCTCGGGGCCTCCCTCACACGCGGCATCCTTGGCTTCACCCTCATCAGTGTGGCAGGCTTTGTGCCCTGGGCCGTCTTTGGCAGGTGGTTCCACACACATGGCGGAGAGGCCGTCATGTACGCCGCCTGCGCCATCGTCTTCATCGCCCTCACTTCGCCGCTGCTCCACCGCCTCATCATCGGGCCGGGTTCCGTCTCGCGTTTCTACAAGCTCTTCAGCCTCTCCTTCACCGCCTACTCCATCGCCTGGATCATCGGCTGGATGACCCTTCGCGGCCATCCCGGCAGCATCGCCGGTCTGCTCGCAGGCACCGCCATCATGGGGTGCATGCTCGTTGCGGCATTTGATGCCTGGCACGCGGTCGCCAAAGTCATCCTCGCCTTGTTTGTGCTCAACTCCCTCGGCTACTTCATTGGTGGCGAGTCCGAGGCTGCGCTCATGAAGGTGCACAAAACCACCGCCATGCTCAGCTGGGGTGTCTTCTATGGTCTTGGTCTGGGGGCCGGACTGGGCCTCGCATTCCATTTCTGCCAGGAGCGCGCACGCAGGCTCCTGGCCGCGCACTGAGCCTCGCATCCGCTCCGTTATTTGCCTGATCGGGAAAATTTCTTGAGAGAAGGTGTGTTTCATTTGCTTATTTGCAGCAATTGGCAAATAAACGCAGCCTGCTGTCTCCGCATGCTTTTCCTCATCACCCTCGCCGTCATCGTCGTGGCTTACGCCAACGGGGCCAACGCCAACTTCAAAGGCGTGGCTTCCCTCTTCGGCAGCGGTACGACGAGCTATCGCACGGCGGTGCACTGGGCTACCATCACCACCTTCGCAGGCTGCGTGGCTGCCATGTACTGGACCGGTGGCTTGCTCAAGACCTTTACGGGCAAGGGACTCGTGCCCGAGGCGCTCATCGCGCAGCCATTGTTCCTCCTGGCTGTGGCGGCTGGTGCAGGGGTGTCGGGCTTCCTCGCTACTTGGCTCGGCTTTCCAGTCTCCACCACGCACCTGCTCACAGGCGCTCTGCTCGGCGCGGGCTGGATCGCAGGTGACGTGAATGTGGTCACGCTCTGGGAAAGCTTCCTCAAGCCCTTGCTCATAAGTCCGCTGCTTGCCTTGGCCGGAGGCATGCTGGTATATGGAATCTTGAAGCCCCTGCGGCTTGCGCCAGATCACCGCACACGCACGCTGGATGCTCTGCATATCCTCAGCGCGGGGGCCGTGTCGTTCGCACGTGGGCTGAATGACACGCCCAAAATGGCTGCGCTGCTTCTCGGTGTGGGCTGGCTGAACGGCAGCGCGGGCATGATCCTTGTCGCTGTGGCCATGGCGGCAGGCGGGCTCATCAGCGCCGGACGCGTGGCTGACACGCTGGCTCACAAGATCACCGATATGAACCCCGGCCAGGGCTTCGCGGCCAATCTCGCCACCGCTCTTCTCGTCACCACCGCAAGTATCAGCGGCCTCCCCGTTTCCACCACGCACGTCTCTGTCGGTGCGCTGCTTGGCATCGGCATCATTACGCGGCAGGCCAAATGGCGCACTGTCATCCCGGTGCTTGCGGCTTGGGTCATCACGCTGCCCTGCGCGGCTCTCATGGCGGGCCTCTTGTTCGCGATCGGCCGCCTCTTTGTCTGAATTTCCAGCTCAGGAAACACCCCCACTAATGACAAACAAAACGCGCATCCTCACCCTAGCTGCCCTCGTGGTGGTCACCTCCGTCTTCGGCACTCCGACCGGTCTCAACAATATCCCCACGGCCGAAACCATCGACCATCGCACCGTCGCGGCTCAGTTCTTCACCAGCTTCGGCGGGTCCAACCAGTTCGCCACCAGCGGCCCTGGCAAGA is part of the Prosthecobacter vanneervenii genome and harbors:
- a CDS encoding inorganic phosphate transporter, which translates into the protein MLFLITLAVIVVAYANGANANFKGVASLFGSGTTSYRTAVHWATITTFAGCVAAMYWTGGLLKTFTGKGLVPEALIAQPLFLLAVAAGAGVSGFLATWLGFPVSTTHLLTGALLGAGWIAGDVNVVTLWESFLKPLLISPLLALAGGMLVYGILKPLRLAPDHRTRTLDALHILSAGAVSFARGLNDTPKMAALLLGVGWLNGSAGMILVAVAMAAGGLISAGRVADTLAHKITDMNPGQGFAANLATALLVTTASISGLPVSTTHVSVGALLGIGIITRQAKWRTVIPVLAAWVITLPCAALMAGLLFAIGRLFV